A region of the Sphingobium sp. HWE2-09 genome:
CGTATGAGCACTCATATGACTGCTCGCTGGTCCACCTTCGATCTCGTTATCCATCGCCGCTCCCTATCCGAGCGGCAATCAGCCCTTCATTCCACAACCGCGCAAGGCGGTCTCGGCGCCACGGTTACACGGCAGCATCAAAACGCCGGTTCTTGCGGGTGTCCAGCTATGGATGCTATCCGCGACACTTTGCCCCGCTTCACTCCCGAAGAATGCGCAAACTATTTCACCGCCACCGGATATGAACCAGAGTGATCGGATTCTGCTCTATGTCCATCGGGGGGATGAAGCGACAGCAAAAGCACTTTTTACGGCCCGCCTCAGTCTCGAATGGATTATCAAGCGGTGAAATGGTCTAATCACTGCAAGATAGGCGTGACCAAGACGGTTATGACATCGAACGGCTGTGGTTATGACAAGCTGTCGTCCACCATCCGGCATTTTAATTTCAAGCACAGAAATGCGAAAGTCTAAATGCTTGTCGTCCTCGCCGACGATGATTTCGGTACTGTGTGCGGAGAGGATAGGGAAGAAGTCGATGCGATCACCGACGGGGTTCGCTTCGCGCAAGTCCCCGATTGTCTGCAGGCCAAGAAACCGAACCACCCCGTCGCGAACAAAAAGCAGACCCTGCACCCAAAACTCTGGACGGCCCAGAACTGCCTCAGCCATTTCGCGAATGCCACAGTTAAGCCCAATCGGCACATGCGCCGCGAACGAATCAAGCAAGTGGGCGCCGAAATACCATTCAGAAAGTCGGCTCTCTGCCGGCGGAACCGTTGAAGTGATGGCTATGGTCAAGACAAGTCCCCGACGACTATTTTGCGGCGGCTGTTTAAAATTTTTACTATGATAATTACAGCAAAAACAACGGCCATTGGATCAAATAATCGACTATTTGGAGAAGGCTGAATAGCAATCACTGGTATAACCTGCGAACTTTGGTCAGATGCTTGATAGGTTCACCTGAGGTTATGCAAAAAACCAAACCTGTTCGATCCATCTGATCAGGGATCTAGGCTGCACCGCCGACTGTACGGAATATTCCCTCGCTATACAACAATGGTGAGCGTGATTTTGAATTAAATGTGCCTTCGACAAGACAGGCCAGGATAGCGTGCGTATTGTATTCAATCCGAGAATCGACCCTGCAGAATATACTACTCAACAAATCCTGAAGATACGGCACCCCTTCATCATTGTAGCTCCAATGCCCGGATTGGAACCTTTCATGAGCTGGAAGCTTGCCAGCAAAACCTTGAGCAACTACGCTATGCTCCTCGGTTAACAAATTTATGCACAGTTTTGCACCAATTGTCAGCCAACGACATATCGTCGCATTAAGGTTTATGCAGGTCAGAATCGCTGGCGGATCAGCTGAAAGCGAACATATTGCAGTAGCAGTCATTCCCAACGCTGAACCCTCATGCGCCTTCGTGATGATCGCCACCGTCGATGTATGAAGGCGCATCGCTTGCAAGAAGCTTTGGCGAATATCCTCTTTCCGTAATGCATCGACGGTTAGATCTTCTTCAGACTTTACGAGCACTGGACCATTCCTACGAGATATACTTCATCAAATATCATATTGATATTATTGCTCACGTAAAACATCTGGCATCAAAGCTTAACATCGCGACACCGTAAAATGATTTGAACAGGGACGGACTAAGCGGCGTCCTCGCTGCTAGCTGGCTTGGCTAGTTCGTAAAACGCCCAAACCTCCCCTGGTGCCAAGCCAGCAAGTTCGCGCCCACATTCGCGCAGTATGCCCGGAGAGACGGTGATGTGGTTCTTACCTGTATATATGTCTCGGAACAGCTTCTGGAGCACCCCATCACGCAAAGATGCACTTCCCGCAGTGCGGTAGGCCAAATCAGCCGCATCTGCAGCGACATCCGTTATTGTCCATAAAGCAAGGCGGGCAAGGGTAAGATCACGCGTGGTTATCGTTTCGTCAGCTGAGGCACGCTCATCGATAGTACGCCAAGCCTCCGTCAGGAAGCTGCGTGCCGACCGAACGCGGCCGTCCATTTTGCCATAGTCCATCCAGAAGCTTTCGCTCGAAGCTAAAGCGCCTGTGCTGGTTTTTGACGCCGGCGTCTTCTTCTCCCGCGCGTACCGGGCCAGTTCATCCATCACCCTTCGCCCGACGCCCGCTGCCCAGCCAGAATGACCGATCGCCGCTATGCCGGTAACGCCGAGTTGGAAAAAGGATGCCATCCGATATGGCTTGGCCCCATCGAACAAGAAAACGAGATCGTCGGGGATGAACTCGTCTTCGGTGGAATAATCGACACTCCCCGTCGCACGCAGCCCGAGCACATCCCAGTTTCCATGAAACGTGAGATTTTTCGTCTGGCCGTTAATGACCATGACTTGCGGATGACCCTTTTCATCCAGCTTCGGCTTATCCCCTTCGTAAAGAAGAGCGCCGCTATGATGCCAATCCGCGTGCTGAATGCCGCTGCCAAAGGGCCATTTCCCCGAAACTTTGTATCCACCCGGAACTTTTGTGGCGCGACCCATAGGGGCACCGGAACCACATACGACATTGCCCCCGCCGGAACCAAAAATTTTGTTGGCGCCAGAATCTGGAATGAGCCCCGATGACATTCCCGTTCCCACGGTGAAAACCATCGAGACCCAACCAGCAGCCGGATCGGAATAGGCGATCTGCTCTATAACGGAGATCGCTTCAACAGAACTGAAACCCAGCCCCCCCAATTCCTTGGGGACGAGCATCAGATGCACCTTAAAGTCGCGCAGCAAACTTACGACATCCTCGTGCAATCGTCCCATTTGCTCGTTGGTTCTCGCCATATCACAGAGAAACTGATGCTTGGCCTTGAACTCTTCGACCAGTTCTGCTGCGGAAGGAGTTAGGTCCGATCGAGCGAGCATTTCTGTAACGGGTGCCATCATTTTCCTCACGCCAGTTAAATTCAAATTGTTCTTCATACGTGGGCGCGCTTTAATATCGTCGAAAATCCGCGCCATCACTAGCGCGCCGCATGATTGCGCCAGAATCGGTGTATCTCTACACTATCGAAGCCCACTGCTATGTCCCTATATGGAGGGACACCGACAGCTTTGCCGGTAAAAGGAGGATCGCGCTGGGCATATTGATGACGCGAGCCACGCACCACCTTTAAGCGCTGAGTAGCTCTCATCGTGCCTCTGCACACTCCTTTTTGGCGTTTGAGCAAATCTTCGGTGCGACCCGTCTTCATCAAAAAGCTCCGCCACGTGCGATCAAACCTGAAACTGACACTGCACGTCCACGGGAATGATAATCGTGCTCCAGCGGATCGACGGAGAGCCATAGTAAGCGGGGCCTGGAGCTTTCAATTACCCACAAGTGGTCGCGAGCGTGATTCCGTTGGCCGCATGAGCATTGCTCGCCTGGAATCAAGCATGATTCATTCCCTGGCACCTGAAGCGGTTGGCGGGGTGCAACGTGGAGACGTCCGTTTTCGATGCGGCAGGATGGGCTGACGGGGAAGTCGATCCCGCCGCCTTTCGTGATAAGCGATTGGGCGAACGGCTTCGAACGATGCTTAAGCAGATGTCAGGAGCGATTGGCGCACCGATACCGATGGCGTGCCAAGACTGGGCCAATACCAAGGCGGCCTACCGTTTTTTGTCTAATGGCTCGGTAAACGAGGGAGACATACTTGCCGGGCATTTCCAGGCGACACGGGCACGAGCGACGGCGCTTGAGGGGTTCATCCTAGTTTTACAGGACACCACCGAATTCTCCTATCAAAGGCGCAATCCTGAAACGATTGGCGCCATCGGGCTTGCGCCGAGCCGGCGTGATGAGAATGGTCGGCTTCGGCTTCATACGGTCTGCGGCCTGCTCATGCACTCCAGCCTTGCGATCACGACTGAGGGATTGCCACTGGGTCTGACAGCGGCGAAATTCTGGACCCGTACCAAGTTCAAGGGTGCCAACGCGTTGAAGCGGCGGATCAATCCCACGCGCGTACCGATCGAGGAGAAGGAGAGCTACCGCTGGCTCGAGAATATGCGTCAATCGACCACCCTGCTGGGCGATCCAGAGCGACTGGTTCATATTGGCGATCGGGAGAACGACATTTACGAGTTTTTCTGCGAAACACAGATGCTCGGCACGCATTTCTTGGTCCGCACCTGTGTCGATCGTCTGGCTGGCGACGGTGGCCATACGATCGCCGACGAAATGAGCGAAACCACCGTGCAAGGCACGCATCGGATCACCATTGGCAAAGACGATCATGCCGACATCGAACTGCGCTATAGGCGCATCCAAGTTTTGCCGCCGATCGGAAAGCAAAAGCGCTATCCTTCCCTCAGCCTGACCATCTTGCATGCCCGTGAGAGTGGAACGCCTGAAGGGCGCCCCCCAATCGACTGGCGGCTCATCACCGATCTGCCGGTAACGACGCCTGACGAAGCCATCGAAAAGCTCGACTGGTATGCTCAGCGTTGGAAGATCGAACTCTTCCACAAGATACTCAAATCTGGCTGCCGAGCCGAAGATGCGCGGCTGCGGACCGCCGAACGCCTCGCCAATCTGATCGCCATATTCTGCATTCTGTCATGGCGCCTGTTTTGGATGACCATGATCAATCGCGCTGCTCCTGACGCATCGCCTCGGCTGATCCTGACCGATGTCGAAATTACCCTGATCGACCGCCTCGCAGCTTCCCGAAAGAATGAACCGTCAGGCAGAACCCTTTCCGACTATCTAACCCAAATCGCCCGGCTCGGAGGCTATCTTGCGCGAGCCCATGATCCGCCGCCTGGCAACATCGTCATCTGGAGAGGATGGTCTCGCCTGATGGACATCAAAATCGGTGCTAGAGCGTTTTTCGATCATTCCAGATCATATCCGCACGAACTGAAGTAGTTGGCACATTCCATTGGCTGGAAGATATCGACGAGTTTGCCGATCAGGCCCCACAGTCCGCTGACGGTTCTTTCTTCCGCCTTTCGCAGCAAGGCTTTGAGTTTTGAAAAGGCTTTTTCGATCGGATTGAAGTCCGGGCTGTATGGCGGCAAAAACCGCAGCGTCGCGCCCGCCGCTTCAATCAGTTCACGCACTGAGGCGCGCTTGTGGCTCGACAGGTTATCCATGATCACGACATCACCGGGCTGCAAAACGGGTACGAGCACGTGGGTGACATAGGCTTCGAACCAGTCGCCGTTGATCGGGCCATCGAGCACCATTGGCGCGACCACGAGGCGTTCCGGCTCCAGATCGATCTGACTATCGAACTAGTCGTGCCG
Encoded here:
- a CDS encoding DUF2867 domain-containing protein, yielding MTIAITSTVPPAESRLSEWYFGAHLLDSFAAHVPIGLNCGIREMAEAVLGRPEFWVQGLLFVRDGVVRFLGLQTIGDLREANPVGDRIDFFPILSAHSTEIIVGEDDKHLDFRISVLEIKMPDGGRQLVITTAVRCHNRLGHAYLAVIRPFHRLIIHSRLRRAVKSAFAVASSPRWT
- a CDS encoding flavin reductase family protein codes for the protein MLVKSEEDLTVDALRKEDIRQSFLQAMRLHTSTVAIITKAHEGSALGMTATAICSLSADPPAILTCINLNATICRWLTIGAKLCINLLTEEHSVVAQGFAGKLPAHERFQSGHWSYNDEGVPYLQDLLSSIFCRVDSRIEYNTHAILACLVEGTFNSKSRSPLLYSEGIFRTVGGAA
- a CDS encoding acyl-CoA dehydrogenase family protein, with amino-acid sequence MARIFDDIKARPRMKNNLNLTGVRKMMAPVTEMLARSDLTPSAAELVEEFKAKHQFLCDMARTNEQMGRLHEDVVSLLRDFKVHLMLVPKELGGLGFSSVEAISVIEQIAYSDPAAGWVSMVFTVGTGMSSGLIPDSGANKIFGSGGGNVVCGSGAPMGRATKVPGGYKVSGKWPFGSGIQHADWHHSGALLYEGDKPKLDEKGHPQVMVINGQTKNLTFHGNWDVLGLRATGSVDYSTEDEFIPDDLVFLFDGAKPYRMASFFQLGVTGIAAIGHSGWAAGVGRRVMDELARYAREKKTPASKTSTGALASSESFWMDYGKMDGRVRSARSFLTEAWRTIDERASADETITTRDLTLARLALWTITDVAADAADLAYRTAGSASLRDGVLQKLFRDIYTGKNHITVSPGILRECGRELAGLAPGEVWAFYELAKPASSEDAA
- a CDS encoding IS4 family transposase; amino-acid sequence: METSVFDAAGWADGEVDPAAFRDKRLGERLRTMLKQMSGAIGAPIPMACQDWANTKAAYRFLSNGSVNEGDILAGHFQATRARATALEGFILVLQDTTEFSYQRRNPETIGAIGLAPSRRDENGRLRLHTVCGLLMHSSLAITTEGLPLGLTAAKFWTRTKFKGANALKRRINPTRVPIEEKESYRWLENMRQSTTLLGDPERLVHIGDRENDIYEFFCETQMLGTHFLVRTCVDRLAGDGGHTIADEMSETTVQGTHRITIGKDDHADIELRYRRIQVLPPIGKQKRYPSLSLTILHARESGTPEGRPPIDWRLITDLPVTTPDEAIEKLDWYAQRWKIELFHKILKSGCRAEDARLRTAERLANLIAIFCILSWRLFWMTMINRAAPDASPRLILTDVEITLIDRLAASRKNEPSGRTLSDYLTQIARLGGYLARAHDPPPGNIVIWRGWSRLMDIKIGARAFFDHSRSYPHELK